The Maniola hyperantus chromosome 2, iAphHyp1.2, whole genome shotgun sequence genome includes a region encoding these proteins:
- the Rap2l gene encoding ras-related protein Rap-2c, whose product MREFKVVVLGSGGVGKSALTVQFVSGCFMEKYDPTIEDFYRKEIEVDNSPCVLEILDTAGTEQFASMRDLYIKNGQGFVVVYSLTNHQTFQDIKPMKELITRVKGSERVPILLVGNKADLEHQREVSQAEGSALAQMWGCPFVEASAKSRTNVNEMFAEIVREMNVSPEKEKKTYCCCTVL is encoded by the coding sequence ATGCGCGAATTCAAAGTGGTGGTGCTGGGCTCGGGTGGGGTCGGGAAGAGTGCTCTGACAGTGCAGTTTGTGTCCGGATGTTTTATGGAAAAATATGACCCCACCATAGAAGATTTCTATAGGAAAGAAATAGAAGTGGATAATTCCCCATGTGTATTAGAAATATTGGATACTGCCGGCACAGAACAATTTGCGTCTATGCGGGATTTGTATATAAAGAATGGCCAAGGCTTCGTAGTCGTATATTCATTAACGAACCATCAAACGTTCCAAGACATCAAGCCTATGAAGGAATTGATAACGCGCGTGAAGGGGTCGGAGCGCGTGCCCATCTTGCTGGTGGGCAACAAGGCCGACCTGGAGCACCAGCGCGAGGTGTCGCAGGCGGAGGGCTCGGCGCTCGCGCAGATGTGGGGCTGCCCCTTCGTGGAGGCCTCGGCCAAGAGCCGCACCAACGTCAACGAAATGTTCGCGGAAATCGTGCGCGAAATGAACGTTAGTCCTGAGAAGGAAAAGAAAACTTATTGTTGTTGTACAGTGCTTTAA
- the scramb1 gene encoding phospholipid scramblase 2 isoform X1, with protein sequence MSHKPTPYSPNFPASQGYGPPEEETKKSESYPMHAQGGYPGPPGPMLPPGAQPLPGMHSGFQPGFQPGFAPGYPQPQSGYPHPQPGYPAPIVQQPAPQGPGGWMTIPQAPTNCPPGLEYLSMIDQLLVKQKVELLEAFVGFETNNKYTVKNALGQKVYYAVEDNDCCTRNCCGPMRPFDMKIMDNFRNEVIHLHRPLACDSCWCPCWLQSMEVTAPPGSVVGSIEQEWSICKPCYVIKNAAGDVVLRIKGPICTYSICGDVEFNVYSRDGETKVGKITKQWSGLAREMFTDSDYFGITFPMDLDVRIKAVLLGACFLIDFMFFEKSGNKESDGPGML encoded by the exons ATGTCACACAAACCTACACCATATAGTCCGAACTTCCCCGCAAGTCAAGGTTACGGACCTCCAGAGGAGGAAACCAAAAAGAGTGAAAGTTATCCAATGCATGCGCAAGGAGGCTACCCAGGTCCACCCGGTCCAATGCTTCCGCCAGGAGCTCAGCCATTACCTGGCATGCACTCTGGATTCCAGCCCGGATTCCAACCAGGATTTGCCCCTGGCTACCCACAACCTCAATCTGGCTACCCACATCCCCAGCCTGGTTACCCCGCACCAATTGTTCAGCAACCAGCACCACAAGGTCCAG GTGGCTGGATGACTATTCCGCAAGCTCCCACCAATTGTCCTCCAGGTTTGGAATACCTATCTATGATTGATCAGCTGCTCGTTAAGCAGAAAGTTGAGCTTCTGGAAGCCTTTGTGGGATTTGAGACCAACAACAAGTACACAGTGAAGAATGCTCTCGGACAGAAGGTGTACTACGCTGTTGAGGACAACGATTGTTGTACTCGGAATTGTTGCGGCCCCATGCGTCCGTTCGACATGAAGATTATGGATAACTTTAGGAATGAG GTGATCCACTTGCACCGGCCGCTGGCGTGCGACTCGTGCTGGTGTCCATGCTGGCTGCAGAGCATGGAGGTGACGGCGCCGCCCGGCAGCGTGGTGGGCAGCATCGAGCAGGAGTGGTCGATCTGCAAGCCCTGCTACGTCATCAAGAACGCGGCCGGCGACGTGGTGCTGCGCATCAAGGGCCCCATCTGCACGTATTCCATCTGCGGTGATGTTGAGTTCAAT GTATACTCCAGAGATGGCGAGACGAAAGTGGGCAAAATAACTAAGCAGTGGTCGGGGCTCGCCCGGGAGATGTTCACGGACTCCGACTATTTCGGGATCACATTCCCGATGGACTTGGATGTCAGGATAAAGGCAGTTCTGCTTGGAGCGTGCTTCTTGATT GATTTTATGTTCTTCGAGAAATCTGGCAACAAGGAAAGCGACGGTCCTGGAATGCTTTAA
- the scramb1 gene encoding phospholipid scramblase 1 isoform X2 yields the protein MTIPQAPTNCPPGLEYLSMIDQLLVKQKVELLEAFVGFETNNKYTVKNALGQKVYYAVEDNDCCTRNCCGPMRPFDMKIMDNFRNEVIHLHRPLACDSCWCPCWLQSMEVTAPPGSVVGSIEQEWSICKPCYVIKNAAGDVVLRIKGPICTYSICGDVEFNVYSRDGETKVGKITKQWSGLAREMFTDSDYFGITFPMDLDVRIKAVLLGACFLIDFMFFEKSGNKESDGPGML from the exons ATGACTATTCCGCAAGCTCCCACCAATTGTCCTCCAGGTTTGGAATACCTATCTATGATTGATCAGCTGCTCGTTAAGCAGAAAGTTGAGCTTCTGGAAGCCTTTGTGGGATTTGAGACCAACAACAAGTACACAGTGAAGAATGCTCTCGGACAGAAGGTGTACTACGCTGTTGAGGACAACGATTGTTGTACTCGGAATTGTTGCGGCCCCATGCGTCCGTTCGACATGAAGATTATGGATAACTTTAGGAATGAG GTGATCCACTTGCACCGGCCGCTGGCGTGCGACTCGTGCTGGTGTCCATGCTGGCTGCAGAGCATGGAGGTGACGGCGCCGCCCGGCAGCGTGGTGGGCAGCATCGAGCAGGAGTGGTCGATCTGCAAGCCCTGCTACGTCATCAAGAACGCGGCCGGCGACGTGGTGCTGCGCATCAAGGGCCCCATCTGCACGTATTCCATCTGCGGTGATGTTGAGTTCAAT GTATACTCCAGAGATGGCGAGACGAAAGTGGGCAAAATAACTAAGCAGTGGTCGGGGCTCGCCCGGGAGATGTTCACGGACTCCGACTATTTCGGGATCACATTCCCGATGGACTTGGATGTCAGGATAAAGGCAGTTCTGCTTGGAGCGTGCTTCTTGATT GATTTTATGTTCTTCGAGAAATCTGGCAACAAGGAAAGCGACGGTCCTGGAATGCTTTAA
- the LOC117994236 gene encoding regulator of microtubule dynamics protein 1-like isoform X1: protein MNIHKVLLTGPYLLSLYYVGKAYKRIVFQTRPYRTKKGFQLWRAGLIFSWPTIIKHNNINSDKGLTVAPTILDTADGVFEMGRYEECYNILINCKNPEDIEVKWRLCRVLYNMAKDSKYDEQYKRAIIFQAHEIITPELERNWDNFAVHKWYALTLDAKSSIGGIKEKIKELENVKKHMDLAVTLNPNDASLLHILGEWCFQVTELPWRQRKTVETLFASLPYSTYEDALEYFLRAEAAQPRFYSVNLLRIGCCYLKLDKGDQAKYYLKLAASYPAKSNDDHRANKEAAELLKKIK from the exons ACACGACCATACAGGACAAAAAAAGGATTTCAACTTTGGAGAGCTGGGTTGATATTCTCGTGGCCCACAATAatcaaacataataatataaattcagACAAGGGGCTCACTGTTGCACCCACAATATTAGACACGGCTGATGGAGTATTTGAAATGGGAAGATATGAAGAATGTTATAACATTCTTATCAATtgcaag aatccagAGGATATAGAAGTGAAATGGCGTCTCTGTCGTGTTTTGTACAATATGGCAAAAGATTCAAAATATGACGAACAATATAAAAGGGCCATAATATTTCAAGCCCATGAAATAATCACCCCTGAACTGGAAAGAAATTGGGACAATTTTGCAGTACACAAATGGTATGCTTTAACTTTAGATGCCAAAAGTTCAATTGGAGGTataaaagagaaaataaaaGAACTTGAAAATGTGAAGAAACACATGGAT TTGGCAGTTACATTAAATCCAAATGATGCCAGTCTGTTGCATATACTAGGTGAATGGTGTTTCCAAGTAACAGAATTACCATGGCGTCAGCGTAAAACAGTTGAGACTTTATTTGCAAGCTTGCCATATTCCACTTATGAAGATGCGcttgaatattttttaagaGCTGAGGCAGCACAACCCAGGTTCTACAGTGTTAATTTACTTAGAATCGGATGTTGTTATTTAAAGCTTGACAAAGGAGACCAAGCAAAGTATTATCTCAAACTTGCTGCAAGCTATCCTGCAAAATCAAATGATGATCATCGAGCTAATAAAGAAGCAGCTgagctattaaaaaaaataaagtaa
- the LOC117994236 gene encoding regulator of microtubule dynamics protein 1-like isoform X2, which produces MFTTEYIEYRTRPYRTKKGFQLWRAGLIFSWPTIIKHNNINSDKGLTVAPTILDTADGVFEMGRYEECYNILINCKNPEDIEVKWRLCRVLYNMAKDSKYDEQYKRAIIFQAHEIITPELERNWDNFAVHKWYALTLDAKSSIGGIKEKIKELENVKKHMDLAVTLNPNDASLLHILGEWCFQVTELPWRQRKTVETLFASLPYSTYEDALEYFLRAEAAQPRFYSVNLLRIGCCYLKLDKGDQAKYYLKLAASYPAKSNDDHRANKEAAELLKKIK; this is translated from the exons ACACGACCATACAGGACAAAAAAAGGATTTCAACTTTGGAGAGCTGGGTTGATATTCTCGTGGCCCACAATAatcaaacataataatataaattcagACAAGGGGCTCACTGTTGCACCCACAATATTAGACACGGCTGATGGAGTATTTGAAATGGGAAGATATGAAGAATGTTATAACATTCTTATCAATtgcaag aatccagAGGATATAGAAGTGAAATGGCGTCTCTGTCGTGTTTTGTACAATATGGCAAAAGATTCAAAATATGACGAACAATATAAAAGGGCCATAATATTTCAAGCCCATGAAATAATCACCCCTGAACTGGAAAGAAATTGGGACAATTTTGCAGTACACAAATGGTATGCTTTAACTTTAGATGCCAAAAGTTCAATTGGAGGTataaaagagaaaataaaaGAACTTGAAAATGTGAAGAAACACATGGAT TTGGCAGTTACATTAAATCCAAATGATGCCAGTCTGTTGCATATACTAGGTGAATGGTGTTTCCAAGTAACAGAATTACCATGGCGTCAGCGTAAAACAGTTGAGACTTTATTTGCAAGCTTGCCATATTCCACTTATGAAGATGCGcttgaatattttttaagaGCTGAGGCAGCACAACCCAGGTTCTACAGTGTTAATTTACTTAGAATCGGATGTTGTTATTTAAAGCTTGACAAAGGAGACCAAGCAAAGTATTATCTCAAACTTGCTGCAAGCTATCCTGCAAAATCAAATGATGATCATCGAGCTAATAAAGAAGCAGCTgagctattaaaaaaaataaagtaa